The Arachis ipaensis cultivar K30076 chromosome B07, Araip1.1, whole genome shotgun sequence genomic interval CTTTTCTCCTTGTGAATATGTCATTACTTGCTATGTACTTTTCCACCTTTTTTCAGTAGATGATTATGTCATTAAATTTGTGTATTCTCTCTCTTTGGTGCATCTAATTTTCATTTCATGCTACTGACTGTATGGGTTTACTATATTTTGCAATGCTAGTGACCTAAAAAATTTGTCAAACAAAATGAAAGTTCTTATTTGAAGTTCTTGCATAATGTCATAAGCCACAACTTTTTTCATAGCTAACTTTTACATCTTTATATGATGCATCCTTTGAAATAGTGTTTTACTTATAAATGTCACTCAAGCACCAAAATTTTAGGAACTTCAGTAACATATCtcagtttcttttctctttaggATCAGGTGCAAAATTGACGGGTTTTGTCGAGCAAAGGGGGCTTGTTTTAGTATCTGGTGTTTCTggttaaattctgtcttttagcTTGTGAGGAAACAACATATCAAAAAGTAATGATGGAGTGCAACAGGGATGAGGCAATTAGGGCCAAAGAAATAGCAGAGAGGAAATTTTCTGAAAGGGAATATGTTGGTGCAAAGAAGTTGGCTCTCAAGGCTCTAAATCTGTATCCGGCATTGGAGGATCTTCCCCAGTTTTTGCAAACAATTGAAATTTTTATCTCTGCTGAGAATAAAATTAGTGGAGAAATGGATTGGTATGGTATACTTGGTGTGAGCCCTTTTGCCGACGAAGAGACTGTTAGAAAGCAATACAGGAAGCTGGCTCTCTCTCTCCACCCCGACAAAAACAAGTGTTTAGGTGCAGAGGGTGCATTCAAGCTGGTTTCCGAGGCATGGAGTTTGCTATCAGACAAGACCAAGAGACTAGAATATAATCAAAAgaggagttcaaaaggttttcAACATAACACTTCAAACCATGTTGCATCTCAATCAGATACACCTAGTTCAAATGGTTATTATAATTTCAAGAAGGATAACACGAAAGCTGGAAATAGTAACTCTCGGAGATCTTCATCTTCAGTTCCACCTACACACAGAAGAGCTGAAACCTTTTGGACTATCTGCAATCGATGCAGGACACATTATGAATATCTGAGGATTTATTTGAATCATACCCTTTTGTGTCCCAATTGCAATGAAGCTTTTGTAGCTGTGGAGAGGGGTCCACCTCCCAATGTCTTTAAGTCACCAAATTGGTCTTCTCGACAACAGCATCAGGGTTCTCGACATCAATCTGGAAGTAATAACTCGAACTATCAGTGGAGTTCTCAATCGAGAATGGCTGGTTTTGGTAGCACAGATGGATCATCTTCCGTTGCTGCACAAGCTGCTAGTGTTGTGCAACAGGCAAGTGAGAAGGTGAGAAGAGACGGAGCACCATCAATTGCTGAATGGGAGAGGAGTCAACAGTCTAAAAGGAATGATGGTTCTTATTATaattcaaagaagaggaagaCTGATGATTTTCATGTTAATGGTTATCAAGGATACACGGCAAATCAAGGTCAGGTAAACTTGGAATCCGAAAGGCATTATGGTTTTTCAGGTATGACTGGCGGCAAGCCTTACAGCACAAGAGAATTGTCGATGTATGAATTAAGAAACATGTTGATGGATAAGTCACGGACTGAAATCCGTAAGAAACTACAAGAATGGAAATCAATAGCCGAAGCTAAGATTGccaataagagacagaaaagccCAGTTACTGGCAAAACCAATGGTAATGGTAATAGGCATGTTGAAGTTGGTTCTTTCAAAGACCCATCTGATGATACAATTAAGAACGCAGTCTATGTTACAATCAATGTTCCGGACCCTGATTTTCACAACTTTGACTTGGATAGAGCTGAAAATTCTTTTGACGAGGACCAGGTTTGGGCTGCGTATGACGATGATGATGGAATGCCTCGATATTATGCCAAGATTCACAAGGTGATCTCTACAAAGCCATTCAGAATGCGGATCAGTTGGCTTAACTCTCGTAGCAACAGTGAATTGGGCCCCATGGACTGGATAGGGTCTGGTTTCTACAAAACTCTTGGGGATTTCAGAACCGGCAAGCATGAAATAACTGAATCACTGAACTCATTCTCACACCAGGTTAAGTGGAGCAAAGGGAACAGAGGAGTTGTCCGAATCTTTCCTGGAAAAGGCGAAGTCTGGGCTCTTTATAGAAACTGGTCTCATGATTGGAATGAACACACCCCGGATGATGTGATACACAAGTATGATATGGTGGAGGTGCTCGACGATTTCACCGAGGAGCAAGGCGTCATAGTTACCCCCCTTGTCAAGGTTTCCGGTTTCAGGACCGTGTTTAAGAGGCACCCGGACGCCGATCAGCAAAAGAGGATTCCCAAAGAGGAGTTGTTTCGATTTTCACATCAGGTTCCTAACTACTTGCTCACCGGCCAAGAAGCTGAGAACGCCCCAAAGGATTGTCGAGAGTTGGATCCAGCTGCCACTCCATTAGACCTCCTTCAGATAGTATCTGGTGATGCCAACAGAGCATCACTAGATAACAATGCTTAGAGAACCTAAGCAAGATGCACACCATAGttcaatgaaaaagagaaatactGCGTTTCATTGTTTGGGGAGAATTCAAAACCTTGTATAGCAGAAATGTTAAACGAGGAAGGATGACACAGAATAGGGAAGTGGGTGTGACTGATGCTGCAATATAGGCTTTTATTAAAATTGATGATtcatgaaaaaagaaaatactacACTTTCTTATGCGACTCTTGTTAATTTTGGAAAGCCTGACCCAGGATAATTTTTATAGTGATGCTTTTTCGTGTTATAATTGTGGATCAAAGTGATCCTCAGGTATTCGGTTTTTTGttgtataatttttctttttattataagACCCTTTGTTATTGGTAGACTGGTGAATATGTTCATACTCAAATGGTGAACGCAGTTGTCAACAGTTCCTCATTCTGTAAGCAAAATGATTTAGACTTAGTTCATATCATTTTATCAGTTCTACTTACATATTCTCTGTGAAAATTCACTTATTCTTATATGGTTGAAGATGTGTGTTTAAGAGTTAATATGAACGTCCAATTGATATGAAAAGTTGTTACTTATCCATTGAAGTAGTAAAGACTTTTGGTTGGAGAATTCAATCTCTTAAAAAAGGAAAGCTTACAGGTTAGTATTCACTATTCAGCACCTCAAAATAAGGAAACATATTCCATTATTTGCAAACTATATCCTTTAACTTCAAAGATAATTTGAATGTCGGTGTGGTAGAGGATACCAAAATCTTAATGAGGATCCAAATTCATGAAGAGTAAATTTTATTAACCTCTTTTCTCCCCGAATTTCCAAGCATGAAAGGTCAACGATTAATCTATCACCGATAGAATTTCTATTTAAGGATTTGTCGTTGATCAATAAATTGCTGGCTCGTTGTATGCATAAGGCGGAATTTAAACTCTagacatttttttttttggtttcctaCAGTATCCTCTAACCCGGAAGGTCAGTGTTGAACTCTATTTAAGGGTTTATCGCTagccaatgagttgctgcatggACAAGGCGGAATTCGAACCCTCGACACTTGGGTTGGAGGAGATAAATTTCCTTTCCCAGTTTGGAGTGTTCACCGCAAAAGTGAACCCGTTTTTCTGTTCTGTTTTTGTCATGACCCTTTTTTTCTGGTTTATTGTCACTCTTGGATGATACGGGCTTTTATGCTTACTAATGAAAGGGTTCAAAACTCACATATTTCATTAATATTGGGCCGGATAAAGCCCATTAGTTATCAATCTCCTCTACCGACCAAAAAAAAGGTTTCTCGTTTTAGTTATAACCTTGGTCCGTTGGTCGTCCACATCTCGGACTTTGGTTGAGTGTCAATATATGCCTTTTAATATTCTGCACCTTCAATGGCCAAGTTATAAATAGAATTCTTAAATGTGTATGTGAATTTGTGATATCTAAAATTGAGAGTTGTCTAATCTATCTGAATACAAAAAATACTTTGGTAGTCCTGAATTTCTGTTGTATAATATTTGAGGCAACCGTCCTTTAAATatcttaatttaaaatataatatacaAATGAAATAGAAAATGAACTAGCTTGGTATTTTGTGAAGACTGAAATAGTGTGACTATTAACCTAGAAATTGTATAGATGGTGTCTCTTCTCCATACACAATCCTGCTAAAGTCATTCGCATGAGACACAGAATCCCACGGGCAGGTCCAATGCCAGAATTTATTATGTGGAAAAATCATATGAACACATTGACCATGCACGTAATATTAATGTTAGGGGAAGGTTCATTGAACTTTCTCAATAATAATAAGAATGGGTCATATTCAAGGAATTTGGAAGGGAAAATCTAACAATAATTATGTTGCTCCCAAATAAAATCTCAATGCACGACAAAAATCTTAATGATGCTTCTTGTTTACTACGTTGTTCACTGTTTTCCCATCACTAACAAACGTCTAATTAATTATGACCTTATTTTAAACCAATTTTGTGTTTCCATAACAAGAGACCTATCTAGGGATAGGGGTGTTTGGGTAAATAATGTAAACTGTTTAATGAAACTGTTGACTCCATTATGTCCTTCATATGGTTAGTTAAACCATGTGGTTCTTCTAATATATGTTGCATTAGCTTTATGATTCtttctgattttttttctttttctgaaaTTAACTTGATTGGAGTTTGGGGATATGAATGATATTTCaccatcttttctaattttctttggttaccctGTGGATTCAAGATTGTCTTAGCTTGGATGTTTTTTTCCCCTTTCTAAGTCGTTGTTAGTTTGCATTTGAATGATAGTGtagatatattttattttattgtgatACTAAATTACCATCTATTCATCTCCAAAGCAAAATAACCTGTTTTTCTATGGGGTTATTTGGGAGTTGATTttggaaaagataaaaaaaaaaaaaaaaaaaaaaaaaaaaaaaaaaaaNNNNNNNNNNNNNNNNNNNNNNNNNNNNNNNNNNNNNNNNNNNNNNNNNNNNNNNNNNNNNNNNNNNNNNNNNNNNNNNNNNNNNNNNNNNNNNNNNNNTCGTAATGTAAATctatcatatatgtatatataaagaaaaatactatttgtacactaaaatcagctaataatgtatttatgtataaatatgtgtggtttaagttattttttatgtgtatttatattttaacatgtattttatactggtggctgactttaGTGGCTAATTTTGGTGCACACTTAGCATAACCCATATATAAAGAAGCCTTATGATATGTTTTGGCTACTTATTAACTAATAACTTACAtgtaatttaaaagaaaaaaaaaagtctctTAAGCTGCGTTTATTTACAACACGGACAcagaaatataaaatacacagaaacataaaattatatttgataaaTGAGATA includes:
- the LOC107605935 gene encoding uncharacterized protein LOC107605935, coding for MMECNRDEAIRAKEIAERKFSEREYVGAKKLALKALNLYPALEDLPQFLQTIEIFISAENKISGEMDWYGILGVSPFADEETVRKQYRKLALSLHPDKNKCLGAEGAFKLVSEAWSLLSDKTKRLEYNQKRSSKGFQHNTSNHVASQSDTPSSNGYYNFKKDNTKAGNSNSRRSSSSVPPTHRRAETFWTICNRCRTHYEYLRIYLNHTLLCPNCNEAFVAVERGPPPNVFKSPNWSSRQQHQGSRHQSGSNNSNYQWSSQSRMAGFGSTDGSSSVAAQAASVVQQASEKVRRDGAPSIAEWERSQQSKRNDGSYYNSKKRKTDDFHVNGYQGYTANQGQVNLESERHYGFSGMTGGKPYSTRELSMYELRNMLMDKSRTEIRKKLQEWKSIAEAKIANKRQKSPVTGKTNGNGNRHVEVGSFKDPSDDTIKNAVYVTINVPDPDFHNFDLDRAENSFDEDQVWAAYDDDDGMPRYYAKIHKVISTKPFRMRISWLNSRSNSELGPMDWIGSGFYKTLGDFRTGKHEITESLNSFSHQVKWSKGNRGVVRIFPGKGEVWALYRNWSHDWNEHTPDDVIHKYDMVEVLDDFTEEQGVIVTPLVKVSGFRTVFKRHPDADQQKRIPKEELFRFSHQVPNYLLTGQEAENAPKDCRELDPAATPLDLLQIVSGDANRASLDNNA